The Bos indicus x Bos taurus breed Angus x Brahman F1 hybrid chromosome 11, Bos_hybrid_MaternalHap_v2.0, whole genome shotgun sequence sequence ATGAAGCCCTACGTGGACGGCAAGGGCCGCGAACTCCCCACTGCTTTTGACTACGTCGAGTTCACCCGCTCGCTCTTCGTGAACTGATCCTCTGCTCCTAGGTTAGCCTGGCCCACGCTGCTTGCCCTACCGTCGCCTTGCTGCATGTCAACTCCTCTCTGTGCTCTTAAGAAAAATACTCCAGACAGTGTTGCTTTCCAGTGTAACCTTAACTTGCTTAGCTTGGTTTAAGATTTAGTAGAAAACGGTGCTTCAGTAACCGGCTTTAGGTCCAGTCGCCATTGCCACGTTGCTGCGGGGACCCAATTTCTGTCTCAAGGCCGGCTGCCCCATTCCGACTACAGAAAAATCTGAGCAGCCAGCTAGTTCTCCTCTTGTTCACCCTCCctcaattttgttttcatgtaaaagacaaataaatgactTGACTCCCCCAAAAGCTTGTCACGTCTTCATTCAGCTTCCATCAGAAACACACAACCCAGAGGTAGCGTCCCCACCTCAGCTGGCCACCTCCGAGGCCAGCTGGTCCAGGAGCTCTGTCTCCCGGGCTCCCTGTTCAGTGAACTCACTGCTCAGCTGCCACACCTTTACCGTGCCCTTGGCATCACCAGCAGCCAGGAGTTGAGTCTGCTGGCAGTTGAATTCAAGACAGTAGACAGGGCTTTCATCCTCGGTTTGCTTGACTGAAACTGTGGGCTTCTGGGAGCTTTTCTGGAGATCAAACAGCTGCACGTCACCTTCAGGGAGAGTCGTGGGGTGAGACAGGCCCAGAGCTACAGCCCCTGAGCCTTGCGGCCTCTGAGCCTCTTCGGTTCCCGAAGATGTGAGAAGGCTGTGACTCAGTGCAGCTCTCCATCCCACGTGAGGGAAGGCACCCTTGCCCACAGCCTCCCCAGCCCACAGTTGCAGGGACGCGCTGGGCTCATGCCCCTTCAGTGGATCCAAGCCTGGGGCCCGTGCCTTACCTTCCCCAGAAGCAGCCGCAAACACCAGGGGGCGCACCGGGGACCAGCGCACAGCAAACAGGTACTTGTGGGAGAGCTGCAGGGAGGTCAGGGGCTGGGCCTGCAGCATGGAGTACAGGTGGGCGTGGCCATCTGTCCCTGCGCTCAGGAAGAGATTCCTAGATGGGACACACGGCAGGCGGGGGGTGAGCGCTGGGGGTCCAGGTGTGGCTGGGGCCTTTCCACCGGACTCCTCATGGGCTGGTGGGCTCCCCAAAGTAAGGAGCCAATTCCCTGGAGCCAACCACGGGAGCTCTGGGTACTGGAGCTCGGTGGGGAAGGCCCAGGGCAGACTGCAGGTTCTTCAGGCAGTTCTGTGTGGGTCCTGGTGGGACTCCCCCGCCCTCCCTGTGCCAGACGCCCTGTGGGCCCTCCCTACCTGTGGAAGGGGGAGCAGCTCACAGAGTAGACGGGGCCGCCGTGGGGGGCGAAGGTGAACTGCGCCGGGGCCCGCAGGGGCACAGAGCTGGGCATCCGTGTGACAGCGGCCTCCTCTGCCGACAGGGAGCACTTGAGCGGGAAGCCGCCTTCTGTGCCCAGCACGAAAAGGCTGGGGTCGAAGCTGGAGAAAGCCACCGCTGTGGCGCCCACCTCAGCCTCCCCACGGGAAGGCTGCGGAGGAAAACAACagcagggcagagctggggggaGTCTGCTCGGTGTCCCCAAGGAGCCCCGGGCACGTGCGTGACCGCTGTAGCCCTCAGGGACTCCCACCTGCTCGCCTGCCCCCAAGGCGCACTGGCTCGGGGGTCCCATGGCCCAGCGCTGCCTTGTGGACCTACGTACAGGCTGGCAGCCTCACCCCTCGTACCTTCTTCAGCTTGGTGTTCCTGGGGAGCTGCTGCACGGCCAGGGCGAAGCCCGCGCTCAGCTGCAGCCGGCCGGCTCCGACCCCCTGCCAGAGCAGCACCTTCCCGTCAGCAGCCACGCTCAGCACCTGGAAGCGGTGGCTGTGCCGGGGCTCTGGGAGCCAGACCACCTGGGCGACCGGGAGAGGAGCCAGGTCACAAGAGGATACCTGCCCCACCTCCCGGCAAGGCCAGCTGTCAGCCTCCACACgaccttccccttctcttccagggaagaaaaaaaaaaaagggagacttCTTGCAGAGGCTTGGGAGCCACCTGACCCATCAGGGGGCAGACCCAGAGGGTTCCGAGGTGCCCCCAAGTCCCAGAAGAAAACCAGGACGGCAGGGGCTCCATGGAGGCGGCCAGCGGCCCAGGGGGCTCCCTCTAGGGGTGAATGTGACTCCGGACCCAGGAGCTCCAAGAATGCCAGAGGCAGCTGGCCAAGCGCTGACTCCCTGGTGACCTTCCTCCTGGATGGTGGCCAGTGGGCACCCCCTCCCCTGCTCTGCGCTGTGGAGCAGACGCCCGGGCAGCAAGGCCCCACTCCGGAGGAGGTTACCTCCTGCCCCGCCCGGCAGGCCGCTGCCCTGACCTGGTACACGGGGTCCGTGTGGGTGTCGTCCGTCAGGCCTGTGCGCCAGAGCAGTGGGTCCTCGGGGCGGCTCATGTCCCACACCAGCACCTCGCCACTGTAGAGTCCACCTGGAGGCCAAGCGGGTGTGGGGAGCCGCCCACAGCCAACAGCCCCACTTTGGGGATGGGCCTCCACCCCCTCCCGCCCACTGCACTAGGACGTGGGGCTGCTTCCTCAAAAAGAGTCCTGGTCCCCAGGCCGCCCGCTCTATCCAGCGGTGCCCACCCCGGGAAGCTCCCCCACCACCAGGCTGCTCTAACCTGCCCACACCCGCCGTTCCTCCAGCTTCACCTGCCCCCTTTCCCAGCACGCACATCACTATGGTCAGCGCCCTGAGACTGCCTGCTTCGCCCAGCCTCACGTCCTGACCAGGCTGAACCTCCGTGTGGCCCGCACCGCCCAAGACTCAGCTGAGgacctgcctcctcctccatgcCCAGTGCTCCGACCCGAGCCCAGGGCTGAGGACACCCCGCGGTCCCTGCTTCTGGCCGTGACCAGGGGCTGAGGGCCAAATGCTGGGCCTCGGCCACCTGCTGCGGGATGCGGAGCAGAGACACAGGCTGGAAGGCTCACCTGCCACATGGGACGGCCGCGTGGGGTGGAAGGCCAGGCACATGGCGGCGCTGGGCACCTCCACCACCGCCGACGGCTGCTGGGGGCTCAGGCCTCGCCGGTCCAAGTTCCAGGCACACACGAAGGACCTCAGCGTGCTCCAGTCCCCGTCATCCAGCCTGCGGGGACACACCCGCACGAGCTCAGCCCGAGGCCTGGGCTCCGTCCCAACCCGCACCACCCCAGCCCACCTGCTCCTACTGCCTGACCCACCTCACAATCACCCCAACACAGATGAGTCTCTGTTCCCATCACACACAGACACTGTGCTGGGTACCCAAGTGCCAGAGGCGCCTATATGGCACCCCAAGGTCATGACTTTCCCCAGAAAAGGGTTTCCAGGAACCAGGCACGGGGCCACATGTAGCAGGGGGAGGAAACTGGGCATGTCTGACGCAGGCTGGGAGAGACGAGGCAGGCCCAGGGCTCACAGCCCGCTGCTGATAGCGGGCACTGGGAgaaccttccttgtcttttcctgCCAACCCAAGGCTCGGGCAGCCTTGAGAAGATTCCCAGGAAGGGCAAGCTCTGGGCCCACCCCTCTCTGCGCAGACGGGGAGATGGGTTCAGATGAGGGTCTCAGGGCCTCCTatcaccccacacacacccctgctGCCACTCACCGGCCATAGGCGCAGGCCACCACAGAGCCAGTGGAGTTCCAGGAGACACCAGTCACGTGGAGACCCTGTCCTTGGGCTGGGGGGTAGCTCAGGGTATGCAGGCAGTTCACCTGCAAGAGACAAACCATCCCCAACTCCGAATCCCAAAGCCACCCAGCAGGGTAGCAAAAAGCAGACACAGGTGTGGGGCTCCCGATTCCGATAAGGATTCAAGTCCACTGCCCAGCCCGGGGACAGTGTGGAGCCTGCATCCCATCATTCCCCTAACAGGATGCTTCCAGAAGGAAGAGCCTTGGAAACTGACACGGACACCAGGCTCCAAGTCAGAGCTGGACCCTGTACTCACGTCTGTTCCACACAAAATCTCCAAAGCCTTGGCTTCTGGAGTGGCACAGGGGTGATGGCTGCCTGACAATGCGAGTATCCTGGATGCCACAACTGCACAGGTGAAAAATAGTCACGGGAGTACATTTCACGTTAGgtgtatctcagttcagttcagtcgctcagtcgtgtccgactctttgtgaccacatgaatcacagcacgccaggcctccctgtc is a genomic window containing:
- the WDR34 gene encoding WD repeat-containing protein 34 isoform X1 gives rise to the protein MATSAQPWQLGLAGSAGAEALATSGTASTEGPERPGPLQDETLGVASVPSQWRGVQGIRGETKSCQTASIATAEASVQARKHVDAEVQTEAPEPVSLPSVPRYNGPQLAAFLRKVEAMVTRELNKNWQSHAFDGFEVNWAEQQQTVNCLHTLSYPPAQGQGLHVTGVSWNSTGSVVACAYGRLDDGDWSTLRSFVCAWNLDRRGLSPQQPSAVVEVPSAAMCLAFHPTRPSHVAGGLYSGEVLVWDMSRPEDPLLWRTGLTDDTHTDPVYQVVWLPEPRHSHRFQVLSVAADGKVLLWQGVGAGRLQLSAGFALAVQQLPRNTKLKKPSRGEAEVGATAVAFSSFDPSLFVLGTEGGFPLKCSLSAEEAAVTRMPSSVPLRAPAQFTFAPHGGPVYSVSCSPFHRNLFLSAGTDGHAHLYSMLQAQPLTSLQLSHKYLFAVRWSPVRPLVFAAASGEGDVQLFDLQKSSQKPTVSVKQTEDESPVYCLEFNCQQTQLLAAGDAKGTVKVWQLSSEFTEQGARETELLDQLASEVAS
- the WDR34 gene encoding WD repeat-containing protein 34 isoform X2; its protein translation is MATSAQPWQLGLAGSAGAEALATSGTASTEGPERPGPLQDETLGVASVPSQWRGVQGIRGETKSCQTASIATAEASVQARKHVDAEVQTEAPEPVSLPSVPRYNGPQLAAFLRKVEAMVTRELNKNWQSHAFDGFEVNWAEQQQTVNCLHTLSYPPAQGQGLHVTGVSWNSTGSVVACAYGRLDDGDWSTLRSFVCAWNLDRRGLSPQQPSAVVEVPSAAMCLAFHPTRPSHVAGGLYSGEVLVWDMSRPEDPLLWRTGLTDDTHTDPVYQPSRGEAEVGATAVAFSSFDPSLFVLGTEGGFPLKCSLSAEEAAVTRMPSSVPLRAPAQFTFAPHGGPVYSVSCSPFHRNLFLSAGTDGHAHLYSMLQAQPLTSLQLSHKYLFAVRWSPVRPLVFAAASGEGDVQLFDLQKSSQKPTVSVKQTEDESPVYCLEFNCQQTQLLAAGDAKGTVKVWQLSSEFTEQGARETELLDQLASEVAS